One window from the genome of Plasmodium relictum strain SGS1 genome assembly, chromosome: 12 encodes:
- a CDS encoding SNARE protein, putative — protein MNEIFYYSEEIDNLLEDYRKLLNDLKNESCEEKTNKYYNDINFISERIKTAKDAYFIEVRNLPEKDQNNHILKIKGKMSILENLNLEFDFIKSKLIYEKNEEKKRKIVKEKYLTPKEIEVRGDIIQDHTKESIYRMKKMVDESEQMTKEAANKLNIQNEKLQEVTDNIDDVEKNITNAKQTLREIAKEAITDRFVRLLALLIFIVLIILIALIAIPKKKK, from the coding sequence atgaatgagattttttattattcagaagaaattgataatttattagaggattatagaaaattattaaatgatCTGAAAAATGAATCATGTGAAGAAAAAACGAACAAATActataatgatataaattttattagtgAAAGAATAAAAACAGCAAAAGATGCTTATTTTATTGAAGTACGAAATTTACCAGAAAAAGATCAAAATaatcatatattaaaaataaaaggtaAAATGTctattttagaaaatttaaatttggaatttgattttataaaaagtaaattaatatatgaaaagaatgaagaaaaaaaaaggaaaatagtaaaagaaaaatatttaacacCAAAAGAAATAGAGGTAAGAGGAGACATAATTCAAGATCATACAAAAGAATCTATTTAtcgaatgaaaaaaatggtAGACGAATCAGAACAAATGACCAAAGAAGCagcaaataaattaaatatacagAACGAAAAACTACAAGAAGTAACTGACAACATTGATGATGTTGAAAAGAATATAACTAATGCAAAACAAACTTTAAGAGAAATAGCTAAAGAAGCGATAACAGACAGATTTGTTCGTCTTTTAgctcttttaatttttattgttttaattattttaatagcTTTAATTGctattccaaaaaaaaaaaaataa
- a CDS encoding Appr-1-p processing domain protein, putative, whose product MFFFKVNKNGMFQYWSNKIFLCNLKTNKKVSIDKLIKNKKIKSHELYRIEDIEILLQEKHHDIIQEYPTVKNVQKILDVNSLPVFKKDENSKNLLNKIVLHFGGDVIINGTNKVFELMKEGNGYDCSSNFLKTCGKALFEDMKKIRENNKGKEMIITKGYNSAYKSIIHVVEPYYNETIKLKKIYEDILLLAKKNNFKTIIFPLLGSGISLFKKHDVVICCLEGIYEFLKIKDNFNSIDKIVLCTITDSYWMLLKDSIPLYLDINIK is encoded by the exons atgtttttttttaaagttaataaaaatggaatGTTCCAATATTGgtcaaataaaatatttttatgtaatcttaaaacaaataaaaaagtaagcattgataaattaataaaaaataaaaaaattaaaagtcaTGAACTATATAGAATAGAAGatatagaaatattattaCAAGAGAAACACCATGATATTATTCAAGAATATCCTACTGTTAAAAATGTGCAAAAAATACTAGACGTAAATAGCCTTCccgtttttaaaaaagatgaaaattcaaagaatcttttaaataaaatagttcTTCATTTTGGAG GGGATGTAATCATAAATGGTACAAATAAAGTTTTCGAACTAATGAAAGAAGGTAATGGATATGACTGTTcaagtaattttttaaaaacatgtGGGAAAGCTTTATTTGaagatatgaaaaaaattagggAAAATAACAAAGGAAAAGAAATGATAATAACAAAAGGGTATAATAGTGCATATAAATCCATTATACATGTAGTTGAACCATATTATAATGaaacaataaaattaaaaaaaatttatgaagatatattattactagcaaaaaaaaataacttcaAAACTATTATTTTCCCTCTGCTTGGTAGTGGTATAAGTTTGTTTAAAAAACATGACGTTGTTATATGTTGTTTAGAAGGaatttatgaatttttaaaaataaaagataattttaattctatTGATAAAATAGTTTTATGCACTATAACGGATTCTTATTGGATGTTGTTAAAAGATTCCATACCTCTTTACttagatataaatataaaataa
- the GEST gene encoding gamete egress and sporozoite traversal protein, putative, translating to MKTFMYYFGLLLTLALHLRAIQLHSMSYMPSTYIEIGDKISSRVGELWDNQFESFLDLVSKKIVDKLGNNISNDKISNNMMILLQNDAEIFDPHHYKDHNIALIQTIFFRKLKEKFNNSKFGKKVKELGARAKKKIVDLYHKHKGKLQHFFKILMRSLVLPIAIQYIRRNIKKWREKTLEATEKLDPDSKKIATPIIDRLYTTFGNKVDQYAEENSINFEDEMQALDELAKDKKEIDILEKEEKAILKD from the exons atgaaaacatttatgtattattttgGCCTTTTGCTTACATTGGCTCTTCATTTAAGAGCTATACAGCTTCATTCTATGAGCTACATGCCCAGCACTTACATTGAAA TTGGTGATAAGATTTCAAGTAGAGTTGGGGAATTATGGGATAACCAATTTGAATCATTTTTAGACTTGGtatctaaaaaaattgttgATAAATTAGGAAATAATATATCAAACGATAAAATTTCAAATAACATGATGATCCTTCTTCaa aatGACGCCGAAATTTTTGATCCACATCACTATAAAGATCATAACATAGCGCTCATTCAAACCATATTTTTTAGGAAATTAAAAGAGAAATTCAATAATAGTAAATTTGGAAAAAAAGTAAAGGAATTAGGAGCAAgggcaaaaaaaaaaatagtggATCTTTATCATAAACATAAGGGTAAGTTGCAgcatttctttaaaattttaatgagaAGCTTAGTTTTACCAATAGCTATCCAATACATaagaagaaatataaaaaaatggagGGAAAAAACACTAGAAGCAACTGAGAAACTTGATCCAGATTCTAAAAAAATAGCAACTCCAATAATCGATAGATTATATACAACATTTGGAAATAAAGTTGATCAATATGCtgaagaaaacagtataaaCTTTGAAGATGAAATGCAAGCTCTTGATGAATTAgcaaaagataaaaaagagaTTGACATTcttgaaaaagaagaaaaagctatattaaaagattaa